The following coding sequences lie in one Arachis ipaensis cultivar K30076 chromosome B05, Araip1.1, whole genome shotgun sequence genomic window:
- the LOC107641297 gene encoding uncharacterized protein LOC107641297, with product MTINKAMCDLGASINLMPSSLVKKLCIEEVKPVQMSLELVDKSVICLRGVIENLLVKVDKFIFPADFVVLDSDEDEGDFIILERPFLATARAIIDVEQGELTLRMHDESVTLNVFPETQLIDEIKECMETDKEDSQWKEGINKTISSYLSKQEIDNTAGQKEKEIV from the coding sequence ATGACCATCAACAAGGCAATGTGTGACTTAGGGGCTAGTATCAATCTGATGCCTTcctctctagtgaaaaagctatgcatagaagaAGTGAAACCAGTACAGATGTCTTTAGAATTGGTGGACAAGTCAGTGATATGTCTCAGGGGTGTGATTGAGAACCTTCTAGTAAAGGTAGACAAATTCAtattccctgcagattttgtggtcttAGATTCAGATGAGGATGAAGGTGATTTCATTATACTGGagagaccattcttggccactgctagggccattATAGACGTAGAGCAAGGAGAGTTGACCCTCAGAATGCATGATGAAAGCGTCACCCTGAATGTATTTCCAGAAACACAGCTCATTGATGAAATAAAGGAGTGCATGGAAACTGACAAGGAAGACTCACAGTGGAAGGAAGGAATCAACAAGACGATCAGTAGTTACCTTTCAAAGCAAGAAATAGATAACACAGCAggacaaaaagagaaagagattgTGTAG